The following proteins are encoded in a genomic region of Actinomadura sp. NAK00032:
- a CDS encoding DMT family transporter → MSQHTFLRHASRRAARARSGGGADVLLAASLWGTTGTVRTFAEGASAFSVAASRIVIGGAVLLVLAACTRRGAGLRRLLGNRRNLPLVGVGAVAIAVYQTAFFVAAGRTGVAVGTVVTIGSAPAFTGVIGLLARRSRPAGRWAVATAGAVAGCALLIGGGRDAGVEPVGIALALLSGLSYAVYATVASVLIGRGEEDRAVAGALFAAAAVPLLPVLSAGSGWLLTGSGALIALYLGVVTTGGGYLLFARGLRTTPATTATTLTLAEPAVAAVLGTVLLDERLGAAALAGLALLAASLVVLIAPARWRTRR, encoded by the coding sequence GTGTCACAGCACACCTTCCTCCGGCACGCGTCCAGACGGGCCGCCCGCGCCCGCTCCGGCGGCGGTGCCGACGTCCTGCTGGCGGCGTCCCTGTGGGGGACGACAGGGACCGTCCGCACGTTCGCCGAGGGCGCGTCGGCGTTCTCGGTCGCCGCGAGCCGCATCGTCATCGGCGGTGCCGTCCTGCTGGTGCTCGCGGCGTGCACGCGCCGGGGCGCCGGGCTGCGGCGGCTGCTCGGGAACCGCCGCAACCTGCCGCTGGTCGGTGTGGGCGCCGTCGCGATCGCGGTGTACCAGACCGCGTTCTTCGTCGCGGCGGGCCGCACCGGCGTGGCGGTGGGCACGGTCGTCACGATCGGCAGCGCGCCCGCGTTCACCGGCGTGATCGGGCTGCTCGCGCGGCGGTCGCGGCCGGCCGGGCGGTGGGCGGTCGCGACCGCGGGCGCCGTCGCGGGCTGCGCGCTGCTCATCGGCGGCGGCCGGGACGCCGGCGTCGAGCCGGTGGGCATCGCCCTGGCGCTGCTGTCCGGGCTGTCGTACGCGGTGTACGCGACGGTCGCGTCCGTTCTCATCGGGCGCGGCGAGGAGGACCGGGCCGTCGCCGGGGCGCTGTTCGCGGCGGCGGCCGTCCCGCTGCTCCCGGTGCTGTCGGCCGGGTCGGGCTGGCTGCTCACCGGGTCGGGCGCGCTGATCGCGCTCTACCTCGGCGTGGTCACCACGGGCGGCGGCTACCTGCTGTTCGCGCGGGGCCTGCGCACCACCCCGGCCACGACGGCGACGACGCTGACGCTGGCGGAGCCGGCGGTGGCCGCGGTGCTCGGCACGGTCCTGCTGGACGAGCGGCTCGGCGCCGCCGCGCTGGCCGGCCTGGCGCTGCTGGCGGCGAGCCTGGTCGTGCTCATCGCGCCCGCCCGGTGGAGAACGCGGCGGTAA
- a CDS encoding 6-phosphofructokinase, whose amino-acid sequence MRVGVLTGGGDCPGLNAVIRAVVRKGVQVFGYEFVGFRAGWRGPLEGDTVALDVQAVRGILPRGGTILGSSRTNPVKVEGGVERIKDNLAGLGVDALIAIGGEDTLGVARELYASGVNVVGVPKTIDNDLNATDYTFGFDTAVNIGMEAVDRLHTTAESHHRALICEVMGRHAGWIALHVGMAAGANVILIPERPFDIEKVCQYVESRFKTRYAPIIVVSEGAHPIDGQMQLQTGERDAFGHVRLGGIGQALADEIEKRTGKEARATVLGHIQRGGTPTAFDRVLATRFGLQAIDAVKDGDFGKMVALQGTGIVRVGLDEATKELKTVPLERYAEAEVFFG is encoded by the coding sequence ATGCGCGTCGGAGTGCTGACCGGTGGCGGGGACTGCCCCGGACTGAACGCGGTGATCCGCGCGGTCGTCCGCAAGGGCGTGCAGGTCTTCGGCTACGAGTTCGTGGGCTTCCGGGCCGGCTGGCGCGGGCCCCTCGAAGGCGACACCGTGGCCCTCGACGTGCAGGCCGTGCGCGGGATCCTGCCGCGCGGCGGCACGATTCTCGGCTCGTCCCGGACCAACCCGGTCAAGGTCGAGGGCGGCGTCGAGCGGATCAAGGACAACCTCGCCGGCCTCGGCGTGGACGCCCTGATCGCCATCGGCGGCGAGGACACCCTCGGCGTCGCGCGCGAGCTGTACGCGAGCGGCGTCAACGTCGTCGGCGTCCCGAAGACGATCGACAACGACCTGAACGCGACCGACTACACGTTCGGGTTCGACACCGCCGTCAACATCGGCATGGAGGCCGTCGACCGGCTGCACACCACCGCCGAGAGCCACCACCGCGCGCTGATCTGCGAGGTCATGGGCCGGCACGCGGGCTGGATCGCGCTGCACGTCGGCATGGCCGCCGGCGCCAACGTCATCCTCATCCCCGAGCGGCCCTTCGACATCGAGAAGGTCTGCCAGTACGTGGAGAGCCGGTTCAAGACCCGGTACGCGCCGATCATCGTCGTGTCCGAGGGCGCCCACCCGATCGACGGGCAGATGCAGCTGCAGACCGGGGAGCGGGACGCGTTCGGGCACGTCCGGCTCGGCGGCATCGGCCAGGCCCTCGCCGACGAGATCGAGAAGCGCACCGGCAAGGAGGCCCGCGCCACCGTGCTCGGGCACATCCAGCGCGGCGGCACCCCCACCGCGTTCGACCGCGTCCTCGCCACCCGCTTCGGCCTCCAGGCCATCGACGCCGTCAAGGACGGCGACTTCGGCAAGATGGTCGCGCTCCAGGGCACCGGCATCGTCCGGGTCGGGCTGGACGAGGCGACCAAGGAGCTGAAGACCGTCCCGCTCGAGCGCTACGCCGAGGCCGAGGTCTTCTTCGGCTGA
- a CDS encoding TIGR04222 domain-containing membrane protein → MVDDISGSALGFLAFHLVIGALLLLILRTVRAPLVRGAPPPRDPHPYEIAYLHGGGRHAIAASLTALRLDRAVDAHADGRLAATGPAGAGPHAAGTPLDAAVFGAVAGGRAGTLAELTAEAGVRAERDRLRDGLVAQGLLIGPGGRTRLRFARGAVFVWIVIGFSVFVLGDVFEGFPAALVPLAGLAALGIGALSLGADKGERTAEGERAVERARERAPHLDPENGAAYAGLPGPEVLLGVALFGTAALMALDPVFVHTVGLGRYLELSGTAATSGVEWRSSCSSSASVCSASSCGGGGSCGGGGGGCGGGGGCGGGGGCGGGG, encoded by the coding sequence GTCCGCACTGGGCTTCCTCGCGTTCCACCTCGTGATCGGTGCCCTGCTGCTGTTGATCTTGCGGACCGTGCGGGCGCCGCTGGTGCGCGGCGCCCCGCCGCCGCGCGACCCGCACCCCTACGAGATCGCCTACCTGCACGGCGGGGGACGGCACGCGATCGCGGCCTCGCTGACCGCGCTCCGGCTCGACCGCGCGGTCGACGCGCACGCCGACGGGCGGCTCGCGGCGACCGGGCCGGCCGGCGCGGGCCCGCACGCGGCCGGGACTCCGCTGGACGCGGCGGTCTTCGGCGCCGTCGCCGGCGGCCGGGCCGGGACGCTCGCCGAGCTCACCGCCGAGGCGGGCGTCCGGGCCGAACGCGACCGGCTCCGCGACGGGCTGGTCGCCCAGGGCCTGCTGATCGGGCCGGGCGGGCGGACCCGGCTGCGGTTCGCCCGGGGCGCCGTGTTCGTCTGGATCGTGATCGGCTTCTCGGTCTTCGTCCTCGGCGACGTCTTCGAGGGGTTCCCGGCCGCGCTGGTGCCGCTCGCGGGCCTGGCCGCGCTGGGGATCGGCGCGCTGTCGCTCGGTGCGGACAAGGGCGAGCGGACGGCGGAGGGGGAGCGGGCGGTCGAGCGGGCCAGGGAGCGCGCCCCCCATCTCGACCCGGAGAACGGGGCCGCCTACGCCGGGCTCCCCGGCCCCGAGGTCCTGCTCGGCGTCGCGCTGTTCGGGACGGCGGCGCTGATGGCGCTCGACCCGGTGTTCGTCCACACCGTCGGGCTCGGCCGCTACCTGGAGCTGTCCGGTACCGCGGCGACCTCGGGCGTGGAATGGAGATCGTCGTGCTCGTCCAGCGCCTCGGTCTGCTCGGCGTCGTCCTGCGGCGGCGGAGGCTCCTGCGGCGGCGGAGGAGGAGGCTGCGGTGGCGGAGGCGGTTGCGGCGGGGGAGGAGGCTGCGGTGGAGGCGGCTGA
- the thiI gene encoding tRNA uracil 4-sulfurtransferase ThiI, whose translation MTTLDTAPADAREQSPAGGEPCVLLKLGEVVLKGKNRELFERRLADNVRLAVRPIARVDVVRRHGVFIIRKHDADLATMERVAQRVTDVMGIVWAHRAWRVGKDLASVERAALELMDGRTGTFAVRSRRRDKRFPMTSTELDRHIGGLVAERYGQPVRLKDPEHTLSIEVDRDEVFVYSGGLPGQGGLPVGMSGRALVLMSGGIDSPVAAYRMMRRGLRVDYLHFSGMPFTGPESIYKAYALVRELDKFQGGSRLFVVPFGKAQQQIKSSGADRLAVIAQRRLMLRTGEVLAHRRRDTALITGDALGQVSSQTLTNITALDDAVELPILRPLVGMDKSEIMDQARRIRTLSISELPDEDCCTMLAPRRAETKAKIDDLRRIEKRLDVDELADHLADSVQEHRPTYGDTTT comes from the coding sequence ATGACCACGCTCGACACCGCGCCGGCGGACGCCCGGGAGCAGTCGCCGGCCGGCGGCGAGCCGTGCGTGCTGCTCAAACTGGGCGAGGTCGTCCTCAAGGGCAAGAACCGCGAGCTGTTCGAGCGCCGCCTCGCCGACAACGTGCGGCTGGCCGTCCGGCCCATCGCCCGCGTCGACGTCGTCCGCCGCCACGGCGTGTTCATCATCCGCAAGCACGACGCCGACCTCGCCACCATGGAGCGCGTCGCGCAGCGGGTGACCGACGTCATGGGCATCGTGTGGGCGCACCGCGCCTGGCGGGTCGGCAAGGACCTCGCCAGCGTCGAGCGCGCCGCCCTCGAACTCATGGACGGCCGCACCGGCACCTTCGCCGTCCGGTCCCGGCGCCGCGACAAGCGCTTCCCGATGACCTCCACCGAGCTCGACCGGCACATCGGCGGCCTCGTCGCCGAGCGCTACGGCCAGCCCGTCAGGCTCAAGGACCCCGAGCACACCCTGTCCATCGAGGTCGACCGCGACGAGGTGTTCGTCTACTCCGGCGGGCTGCCCGGCCAGGGCGGCCTCCCCGTCGGGATGAGCGGCCGCGCCCTCGTGCTGATGTCCGGCGGCATCGACTCGCCCGTCGCCGCCTACCGGATGATGCGCCGCGGCCTGCGCGTGGACTACCTGCACTTCTCCGGCATGCCGTTCACCGGCCCCGAGTCGATCTACAAGGCGTACGCGCTGGTCCGCGAGCTGGACAAGTTCCAGGGCGGGTCCCGGCTGTTCGTCGTCCCGTTCGGCAAGGCGCAGCAGCAGATCAAGTCGTCCGGCGCGGACCGGCTCGCCGTGATCGCGCAGCGCCGGCTGATGCTGCGCACCGGCGAGGTCCTCGCCCACCGCCGCCGCGACACCGCGCTGATCACCGGTGACGCGCTCGGCCAGGTGTCCAGCCAGACGCTCACCAACATCACCGCGCTGGACGACGCCGTCGAGCTGCCCATCCTGCGCCCCCTCGTCGGCATGGACAAGAGCGAGATCATGGACCAGGCGCGCCGCATCCGCACCCTGTCGATCTCCGAGCTGCCCGACGAGGACTGCTGCACCATGCTCGCGCCCCGCCGCGCCGAGACCAAGGCCAAGATCGACGACCTCCGCCGCATCGAGAAGCGCCTCGACGTCGACGAGCTGGCCGACCACCTCGCCGACTCCGTCCAGGAACACCGCCCGACCTACGGCGACACCACAACCTGA
- a CDS encoding DUF692 domain-containing protein, protein MEAADLPELGVGIGWRPEIAGFVGALPGLRFTEVIAESVHPERPAPELAELRERGAAVVPHGVKLSLGGAEPVAAERVAHLAACADALRAPLVSEHVAFVRAGGIEAGHLLPVPRTRAALDALTANIRRTRAELPVPLAVEPIAALFDWPDAEYTEADFLTELLDRTGALLLLDVANVYANARNRGEDPLDLLDRLPLDRVAYCHVAGGAERGGRYHDTHTAAVPPEVLDLVAELCARRRPPGLLLERDGHYPPAGELRAELDAVAAASGYPPIT, encoded by the coding sequence GTGGAGGCGGCTGACCTTCCGGAGCTGGGCGTCGGGATCGGGTGGCGGCCGGAGATCGCGGGGTTCGTCGGGGCGCTGCCGGGGCTGCGCTTCACCGAGGTGATCGCCGAATCGGTGCACCCGGAGCGTCCCGCGCCGGAGCTGGCGGAGCTGCGCGAGCGGGGCGCGGCGGTCGTCCCGCACGGGGTGAAGCTGTCGCTCGGCGGCGCCGAGCCCGTCGCGGCCGAGCGGGTCGCGCACCTGGCCGCGTGCGCCGACGCGCTGCGCGCCCCGCTGGTGAGCGAGCACGTCGCGTTCGTCCGGGCGGGCGGGATCGAGGCCGGGCACCTGCTGCCGGTGCCGCGCACCCGCGCCGCGCTGGACGCCCTCACCGCCAACATCCGCCGCACGCGGGCCGAGCTGCCCGTCCCGCTGGCCGTCGAGCCGATCGCGGCCCTGTTCGACTGGCCGGACGCCGAGTACACCGAGGCCGACTTCCTGACCGAACTGCTCGACCGCACCGGCGCGCTGCTCCTGCTGGACGTCGCCAACGTGTACGCCAACGCCCGCAACCGCGGCGAGGACCCCCTGGACCTCCTCGACCGGCTGCCGCTCGACCGCGTCGCCTACTGCCACGTCGCGGGCGGCGCCGAGCGGGGCGGCCGGTACCACGACACCCACACCGCCGCCGTCCCGCCGGAGGTCCTGGACCTGGTCGCCGAGCTGTGCGCGCGCCGCCGCCCGCCCGGCCTGCTGCTGGAGCGCGACGGGCACTACCCGCCGGCCGGCGAGCTGCGGGCCGAGCTGGACGCCGTCGCCGCCGCGTCCGGCTACCCGCCGATCACATGA
- a CDS encoding DUF5954 family protein, translating to MTMGDGDAGGRLFPEDLDGVDPVAAVRLADACRALSAYPELVAVGTLFTAAEHVPGGWQVVCPCDPLPQGVRELLAGRLEDLAALAGGAREDELLAAARAVQGEAADEVAAAGRRFRIVRIEQLVRTGPDGPEPPRPTDPDPRPAAGRAASVRPYELLPEDDPVSEPAAELLCRLLDAAAAAGHEPSGAFLTPVALAPAFTVAERSERRWRPVGRLHGAPQQARDALITYFRHVVPAVESPADADVTRFAEAAELLEAESRRNGIAVAGRRFRIVRIERITLMGPDGPEPPRPTDFDAR from the coding sequence ATGACGATGGGCGATGGTGACGCCGGGGGGCGGTTGTTCCCGGAGGACCTGGACGGCGTCGACCCGGTCGCCGCGGTCCGGCTCGCGGACGCGTGCCGCGCCCTGTCCGCCTATCCGGAGCTCGTGGCCGTGGGCACGCTGTTCACGGCCGCCGAGCACGTCCCGGGCGGCTGGCAGGTCGTGTGCCCGTGCGATCCGCTGCCGCAGGGCGTCCGCGAGCTGCTCGCCGGGCGGCTGGAGGACCTGGCGGCGCTCGCGGGCGGCGCGCGCGAGGACGAGCTGCTCGCCGCCGCGCGCGCCGTGCAGGGCGAGGCGGCCGACGAGGTCGCCGCGGCCGGGCGGCGGTTCCGGATCGTACGGATCGAGCAGCTCGTCCGCACCGGCCCGGACGGCCCGGAGCCGCCCCGCCCCACGGACCCGGACCCGCGGCCCGCCGCGGGCCGCGCCGCGTCCGTCCGCCCCTACGAGCTGCTGCCCGAGGACGACCCGGTGTCCGAGCCGGCGGCCGAGCTGCTGTGCCGGCTGCTGGACGCGGCCGCGGCGGCGGGGCACGAGCCGTCCGGCGCGTTCCTCACCCCGGTCGCGCTGGCGCCCGCGTTCACGGTGGCCGAGCGCAGCGAGCGGCGCTGGCGGCCGGTCGGCCGGCTGCACGGCGCGCCGCAGCAGGCCCGCGACGCGCTGATCACCTACTTCCGGCACGTGGTCCCGGCGGTGGAGAGCCCGGCCGACGCGGACGTCACCCGCTTCGCCGAGGCGGCGGAGCTGCTGGAGGCCGAGTCGCGCCGCAACGGCATCGCGGTGGCCGGCCGCCGGTTCCGCATCGTCCGCATCGAGCGCATCACGCTGATGGGCCCGGACGGCCCCGAACCCCCGCGCCCCACGGACTTCGACGCCCGCTGA
- a CDS encoding sulfite oxidase-like oxidoreductase: protein MTHPEHSAPQPRDLPPGQYVPRGWPVLHYGPVPKFRPADWDFRVFGATESGGQHRWTWDEFDALPRAGAVSDFHCVTKFTIPGNEWEGVPGTAIVELAPPAPDVTHVMVWAEYGYSANIRMSDFLADGTMFATHHDGERLTADHGAPLRIVVPHLYAWKSVKWVRGVEYLVKDRRGFWEERGYHNVADPWREQRYSYQEDEGESPPL, encoded by the coding sequence ATGACCCACCCCGAGCACTCCGCACCGCAGCCGCGGGACCTGCCGCCCGGCCAGTACGTCCCCCGCGGCTGGCCCGTCCTGCATTACGGCCCCGTGCCGAAGTTCCGTCCCGCGGACTGGGACTTCCGGGTCTTCGGCGCCACCGAGTCGGGCGGGCAGCACCGCTGGACCTGGGACGAGTTCGACGCGCTGCCGCGGGCCGGGGCGGTCTCCGACTTCCACTGCGTCACCAAGTTCACGATCCCCGGCAACGAGTGGGAGGGCGTCCCCGGCACGGCGATCGTGGAGCTGGCGCCCCCCGCGCCGGACGTCACCCACGTGATGGTCTGGGCCGAGTACGGCTACAGCGCCAACATCCGGATGAGCGACTTCCTCGCCGACGGGACCATGTTCGCCACCCACCACGACGGCGAGCGGCTGACCGCCGACCACGGGGCGCCGCTGCGCATCGTCGTCCCGCACCTGTACGCGTGGAAGAGCGTGAAGTGGGTCCGCGGCGTCGAGTACCTGGTGAAGGACCGCCGCGGGTTCTGGGAGGAGCGCGGCTACCACAACGTCGCCGACCCGTGGCGGGAGCAGCGCTACTCCTACCAGGAGGACGAGGGCGAGTCCCCGCCCCTGTGA
- the aroF gene encoding 3-deoxy-7-phosphoheptulonate synthase — protein MVVVMAPEANEADIKAVVSLVETAGGDAFVSRGVERTIVGLVGDVQQFGALNLRGMRGVSDVIRISAPYKLVSRENHGERSVVRVGGVPIGPGTMTLIAGPCAVETPEQTLGAAQMAQAAGATLLRGGAFKPRTSPYAFQGLGEAGLRILADVRAETGMPIVTEVVDAGDVELVASYADMLQIGTRNAQNFALLQAAGESGKPVMLKRGMNGTIEEWLMAAEYVAQRGNLDIVLCERGIRTFEKATRNTLDISAVPVAQRLSHLPVIVDPSHSGGSRDLVLPLTRAAIAVGADGVIIDVHPHPETALCDGPQALVDGDLRELAKLVRDLPPLVDRALTQAEDPDTVPA, from the coding sequence ATGGTCGTCGTCATGGCCCCGGAGGCCAACGAAGCGGATATCAAGGCCGTCGTCTCACTGGTCGAGACGGCGGGAGGTGACGCCTTCGTCAGCCGCGGCGTGGAGCGGACCATCGTCGGCCTCGTCGGCGACGTCCAGCAGTTCGGCGCCCTCAACCTGCGCGGGATGCGCGGCGTCAGCGATGTCATCCGCATCTCGGCGCCCTACAAGCTGGTGAGCCGGGAGAACCACGGCGAGCGCTCGGTGGTGCGGGTCGGCGGCGTGCCGATCGGCCCCGGCACGATGACGCTGATCGCCGGCCCGTGCGCCGTGGAGACCCCGGAGCAGACCCTCGGCGCCGCGCAGATGGCGCAGGCCGCGGGCGCGACGCTGCTGCGCGGCGGCGCCTTCAAGCCGCGCACGTCCCCGTACGCGTTCCAGGGCCTCGGCGAGGCGGGCCTGCGCATCCTCGCGGACGTGCGGGCGGAGACGGGCATGCCGATCGTCACCGAGGTGGTGGACGCCGGCGACGTCGAACTGGTCGCCTCCTACGCGGACATGCTGCAGATCGGCACCCGCAACGCGCAGAACTTCGCCCTCCTGCAGGCCGCGGGCGAGTCCGGCAAGCCGGTCATGCTCAAGCGCGGCATGAACGGGACGATCGAGGAGTGGCTGATGGCCGCCGAGTACGTCGCGCAGCGCGGCAACCTCGACATCGTGCTGTGCGAGCGCGGCATCCGCACCTTCGAGAAGGCCACCCGCAACACCCTCGACATCTCCGCGGTGCCGGTGGCGCAGCGCCTCTCCCACCTGCCGGTCATCGTGGACCCGTCGCACTCGGGCGGCAGCCGCGACCTCGTCCTGCCGCTGACCCGCGCCGCGATCGCGGTCGGCGCCGACGGCGTGATCATCGACGTGCACCCGCACCCGGAGACCGCCCTGTGCGACGGCCCGCAGGCCCTGGTGGACGGCGACCTGCGCGAACTGGCCAAGCTCGTCCGCGACCTGCCCCCGCTGGTGGACCGCGCCCTGACCCAGGCCGAGGACCCGGACACCGTCCCCGCCTGA
- a CDS encoding histidine kinase encodes MVLPSVADAAVHAAAAGAASGVWALRRWFRLPRRAPADPAEEAAFAALGLIARASPPLRAGLTGEAARTAARELRPLLGAEAVALVALRPAQAPGRLGDAAGGDPFRAAPRLLAWDGAGGGAHAAEAVGLAVPVLASGRPRAGAPEPVGCADPHCPVQVALTAPLTVAGRVEGTLTAYWRSVTAARIRAVGEAARFVAGQLELAELDTARVRLGEAETRALRAQISPHFVYNSLTTIASFVRTDPARARALLLDFADFARYSFRDGRDFTTLADELRSIDRYLLLERARFGERLKCSVDVAPEVLPVAVPFLALQPLVENAVRHGMAGRRGPFHITIVARDSGAEAAISVEDDGAGMDPERLQEILSAPLGRPGPTGWGSVPARPRKDGRADPGIGLANVDERLRQVYGEDYGLTVETALGAGTKVRLRVPKCRPGVFLE; translated from the coding sequence ATGGTCCTACCGTCCGTCGCAGATGCCGCGGTCCACGCCGCGGCCGCCGGCGCCGCCTCCGGGGTCTGGGCGCTGCGCCGGTGGTTCCGCCTGCCGCGCCGCGCGCCCGCCGACCCGGCCGAGGAGGCGGCGTTCGCGGCTCTCGGCCTGATCGCGCGGGCGTCGCCGCCGCTGCGCGCCGGGCTGACCGGCGAGGCGGCGCGGACGGCGGCGCGGGAGCTGCGGCCGCTGCTCGGCGCCGAGGCGGTCGCGCTGGTCGCCCTGCGCCCCGCGCAGGCCCCGGGCCGCCTCGGCGACGCGGCGGGCGGTGACCCCTTCCGGGCCGCGCCCCGGCTGCTGGCCTGGGACGGCGCCGGCGGCGGCGCCCACGCGGCCGAGGCCGTCGGGCTCGCGGTGCCCGTGCTCGCGTCCGGCCGCCCCAGGGCCGGCGCCCCGGAGCCGGTCGGCTGCGCCGATCCGCACTGCCCCGTCCAGGTCGCGCTGACCGCGCCCCTCACCGTGGCCGGACGGGTCGAGGGCACGCTCACCGCGTACTGGCGCAGCGTGACGGCGGCGCGGATCCGCGCCGTCGGCGAGGCGGCCCGGTTCGTCGCCGGGCAGCTGGAGCTGGCCGAACTGGACACCGCCCGCGTCCGGCTCGGCGAGGCCGAGACGCGCGCGCTGCGCGCCCAGATCTCGCCGCACTTCGTCTACAACTCGCTGACCACGATCGCCTCGTTCGTCCGCACCGACCCCGCCCGCGCCCGCGCCCTGCTGCTGGACTTCGCCGACTTCGCCCGCTACTCCTTCCGCGACGGCCGCGACTTCACCACCCTCGCCGACGAGCTGCGCTCCATCGACCGCTACCTGCTGCTGGAGCGGGCCAGGTTCGGCGAGCGGCTGAAGTGCAGCGTCGACGTCGCGCCGGAGGTGCTGCCGGTCGCCGTCCCGTTCCTGGCGCTGCAGCCGCTCGTCGAGAACGCCGTCCGGCACGGGATGGCGGGGCGGCGCGGGCCGTTCCACATCACGATCGTCGCGCGCGACTCGGGGGCCGAGGCCGCGATCAGCGTGGAGGACGACGGCGCCGGCATGGACCCCGAGCGGCTCCAGGAGATCCTGTCCGCGCCGCTCGGCCGGCCCGGCCCGACCGGCTGGGGCAGCGTCCCGGCGCGGCCCCGCAAGGACGGGCGCGCCGACCCGGGCATCGGCCTCGCCAACGTCGACGAGCGGCTGCGGCAGGTCTACGGCGAGGACTACGGGCTCACCGTCGAGACAGCGCTCGGCGCCGGAACCAAGGTCAGATTACGCGTGCCGAAGTGCCGTCCAGGGGTCTTTCTGGAGTGA
- a CDS encoding LytTR family DNA-binding domain-containing protein, which produces MLHVLAVDDERPALEELAYLLRQDPRIGQVTGAGDASCALRDLSRMLVEGERLDAVFLDIRMPGLDGLDFTRLLTGFSAPPHVVFVTAHDDCAVTAYELGALDYLLKPVRQERLAESVRRVAEAVHRTGPPAPEAPAPDDELIPVELGGRTRLVSRRTVTHVEAQGDYVRLHTADGGYLVRMPLSALTKRWETAGFIRIHRSTLVASAHITEVRFDGGRAAVRIGDELLQVSRRHTREVRDRLVRRFHHPEGGPPDAGRPAGGAAAGGAAEEAGDGR; this is translated from the coding sequence ATGCTCCACGTCCTCGCCGTCGACGATGAACGCCCCGCATTGGAGGAACTGGCCTATCTCCTCCGCCAGGACCCGCGGATCGGGCAGGTCACCGGCGCGGGGGACGCCTCGTGCGCGCTCCGCGACCTGAGCCGCATGCTCGTGGAGGGCGAGCGCCTCGACGCCGTGTTCCTGGACATCCGGATGCCGGGCCTCGACGGGCTCGACTTCACCCGGCTGCTCACCGGGTTCTCCGCGCCCCCGCACGTGGTGTTCGTGACCGCGCACGACGACTGCGCCGTCACCGCCTACGAGCTCGGCGCGCTCGACTACCTGCTGAAGCCGGTCCGGCAGGAGCGGCTCGCCGAGTCGGTCCGCCGCGTCGCCGAGGCCGTGCACCGCACGGGCCCGCCCGCCCCGGAGGCCCCCGCGCCCGACGACGAGCTGATCCCCGTCGAGCTCGGCGGCCGCACCCGGCTCGTCTCCCGCCGCACGGTGACGCACGTGGAGGCGCAGGGCGACTACGTCCGGCTGCACACCGCCGACGGCGGGTACCTGGTCCGGATGCCGCTGTCGGCGCTGACCAAGCGGTGGGAGACCGCCGGGTTCATCCGGATCCACCGCAGCACCCTGGTCGCGTCCGCGCACATCACCGAGGTGCGCTTCGACGGCGGCCGCGCCGCCGTCCGGATCGGCGACGAGCTGCTGCAGGTCAGCCGCCGGCACACCCGCGAGGTGCGGGACCGCCTGGTCCGCCGGTTCCACCACCCGGAGGGCGGCCCGCCGGACGCCGGCCGTCCGGCGGGCGGCGCGGCGGCGGGCGGCGCGGCCGAGGAGGCGGGCGATGGCCGGTGA